In the Balaenoptera musculus isolate JJ_BM4_2016_0621 chromosome 2, mBalMus1.pri.v3, whole genome shotgun sequence genome, ACTGAGGGACAAGGAGGAGGGATGCAACATTGGATGGGGGACAGGCTTCCTGGAGAATGTGAAACTGATGCAGATATTGATCATGAGGATAAGTCAATGTATCCAGATCAGGGGGAAAGAGGGAACAGTGAATACAAAGGCTCAGCTCCTGAACCAGACTGGCATATTTGAGGAATAGAAAGAAGGTCAATGTGGCTGGAGAGGAGTGAAGGAGGGAAAGTTGTTCAAGATGAGGTTGGAGGGTGAGGCCAGGGCTGGGTCACACAGATGTGGTAGACCTCTGTAAGGAGTATAGATTTTTTCCTAAGTGTAATTCTGTATATTGACCACTAAACAGTTTTGGAGAGATTTATGATTTAGTGTTTAGTGTTAAGATTTAATTCAGAGCCCCACTAAGTGGGAGAGGAGATTTTCAGTGTATGATCTGTCCTTATCTGAACTGATTACCTCACAAACTCGGATGGGTCAGTCTAAAGGTGGAATTCTTCAGTAGAGTCAATTTTGGGATTTTCACAAGGCATCTGTAACTCATTGACAATCCAGTGGAGAAACATCAGAACTCAGTGGAGAAAATCAGAACTCAGCTGGGAGCTGCAACCAGAATTTTCTCATAGAATACAAATCAGATACTAAACTGAGACACAGGGTGTCCACATCTGAGGATGAAACTATGATCTGTAGATCAGAAGGCAGCATAATCTGAATTCCTACATACTGGTCAGCTAATCAGGATTCTCCTGGTTTGggaaaggggattttttttttttttttgcattacaATTATTAACTCTCTTTTCAAGATCTTTCTTGCTGTTCTTGTTGAGTAAGGTGGTGGATAAAATGGTGTAAGCGATGCTTGAGATGTCTTAACACCCTGAAGCTCATCATGTGCCAGCCCATTTGAGCCATCCCCAGCCTTGCCCATGCCGATCGTGAGATTTCCCCATTGGTTGGGAGCTCTGTAGTTGAGGTTTCTTAGTCAGGGTGTGTTGTTGTCCTTTAGGTTTAGTGACGTAGATGGGATTCCTTTGGAATTCTAGCAGCTAAATCCACCAGAGCCAAAGAAGGTCAGCTCAGGACATCTGGGGAGCTGACAGCCTGGACAAGACTTGCTTGTTTGAGGATAGGGAATGCTTGTTTCTGCAGCAAGGTTTGGCACTACTGACcgaatggtggtggtggggggggggtccaaAGCTGCCGGTGTGGTGAAAGATGCCATGAGCTTGGGCTGAAATATGTCCTTCTTAGGCACCGTAGCTGTTCCCCAGTTTCCTCAGCTCCAGAGGGAATGTGTCCCAGGGACCACACAGACCACCACTTTgtttaaatgcttacattagcAGAAGGATGGGGATCCCACTGAATCATCATCTCCTGTCAAAAAGCCAAGAGTTATTCAGAATGAAAACAGTTTTTCCCAAAGAGGCGAAATCTCTATTACTAattagtggtggtgatggtggtgtgtgtgtgtgtgtgtgtgtgtgtgtgtgtgtatgtgtctggtgatggtggtggtagttcTATGCCTCCCACTGTTTTAAAATAGGGACAGTCTTTTTGCTCCCTCTCTGAGCCATAGGGTGAGTAACCTTGACCCCTAAGCCCCTTCACTGGACTCACGTGAGTGTGTGAGTCCTTCGGGAAGTGTGGAATACTTCTCTCCCTTGGGTCTAGACATTTAGAATGAATAATTTAGAGGGTGGTGGTAACACGGTCATTGTCATTACAGGCAATGTAGCATTTATGTATGGGCACTGGCTGTCTTTCTCATGGGCTCAATAACAAGAGTAAGTTCGATCTTTCATCATGAACCACTGGAGTGTTCTTTACCGACAGAGGCTGCACCAGCTGAAAATAGCCCAAACatcttgttattttctctttcccaatTTTTGCATATTCACATCCAAGAATAAAAGACTCAGCCTGTTCAGCCTTTTCAAAGAGTTAAAGAACATTCTCTATTTGATTTCTTAGTACCCAGAAAGGACAATAGTATATATTTGCCTTGCTTGGCTgagggcattcattcattcattcatctgttcaatacatgtttattaaacacctactatgggccaggcactgggctaggtgctAAGTGAATATTTGCACATGAAAAAGATAAAGGCCAACATTATGTAGATGCTAAACAAGTCTTAGAAGCGACTTCCCCAAGTCCCTGAAGGAGTTGAATTTGCTATACGCCTCTTTCTGACTTCTGGTCCCGTGCTCTGACCACAACCCTTCACCACTAGACCACACTTCTCCAAATAAACAACTACTTCTGCATGCTGGGGATGGGTTGTGTACGGCAGCATTTACGTAGGCAGCATAGACAGTGGCCTTTCACTTAATGTTGCAATAACACCAGGCTAAACAATGTGCACTGACCTCCAGAGTTACTGAACAAAAGCTTGCTGTGGGTCAGGTCTCTTAACTCAAATGCTAGAGAAGTGCAAAATATGAACAATCTTTATCTGATAAGAAACAACTGCTGGGAAGGAATGAATCTGTGTTTAATCTGGTTAAAATCGGATGTGGGAGTCTACCCTCCTGTTCACTTTTGGATCCTCAGATAGGGGGAATTCAGCGCATAGATAATCACAAACTATGTAAGTTTTGGTTTTCCACGCTCAGGCTTGTCCAGAACGTGGAATCCCTGCCCTGCTGGAAGGCAGCACTGTGCtcacagaggcacacacacatTTGTCTTAAAGTTACCCTGACCTTGGCAAATGGCAAAGATAATTTCACAGGTTGGGTcagatttctctttatttttttagtcttattttttaaaattttatttatatatttatttttggctgtgttgggtctttgctgctgcacgcgagctttctctagttgccgcgagcgggggctactcttcattgcggtgcgcgggcttctcattgcggtggcttctcttgttgaggagcacgggctctaggcgtgcgggctttagtagttgcggcacgcgggctctagagcgcaggctcagtagttgtggcgcacgggctttgttgctccatggcatgggggatcttccaggaccagggctcgaacccgtgtcccctgcattggcaggcggattcttaaccactgtgccaccagggaagtccagatttccctttattttaagGCTACATCACATGATCTCcataataaaaatgtgatttggCAGTCCTGAAATGGATACCATGAGTAGATTGAGATATGAGAGTATGTTGGAATGATTGCAGGTTCAGATATTAGCTGGGCAGGAGAGGAATTCTGAGATTATATCATCTGATACTACTGCTTTGGGTTGAGCACTTGCTTCCTAGATGATGCTCTGGCCCCTTTCGACCTTTATCATGTCATTTCCCAGAGGACAGTGGATCCAGATCCTGTCTCTGTATTGCAGTCACTTCCTCTGATACCTGTCCCCAAATCCTCTTCTGTGTTCAATAGCACCCTGTTATTAGCCCCGTCAAACCACTTACTGCTGTCCTGCAACTCTCTGATGACTTGTCAGTCCAGGAGGCTGGAATCTCTCTGACAGTGGGGACAGGTCCACCCTCCCTGTTCATTACAGTGAGTGCCAGCCCCCAGCAAGTGCCAGGCCATAGGAGGCTCTCAATAAGTAAATTCTttgttaagtaaataaaagaatgaatgaatgtgtgattCTGTCCTTTTCAGAGGATGGATTTATTAAGTCTCCAACTCTCTAGTCATAATGTTGCCAGGAAGGAAAGAGTTAAGCTATGTGGAGGAGACAGGCTTATCCAAagacctttttccttttttactggCAAGGGCAGGATAAATGATATATGAGATAAATCCTGGATATAAAATCTTGACACATCCTTTGTCTGTTGGCCTGAGCTGCTTCAAGACTCTGAAGGGGAAGTAAATGAAATCATTCTAGGTTTTTTCTTAAGTGGCCTGAGATCCAGTTATGAATGGAAGGCAAGGCCAGACCCAGGAATTCAAAGCTTGACCTACTTTGCCCAAAGCTAATAAGAAGAGAGATGGAtttgccttcttctttttttttttttttaagaatcaagtACAGTGAAGTAGCCTGACAGACGACAGAACTAGGTGAATGGAAGGCAGCAGAATTGCTTTAGGATTCAGAACAGCTCCCAGAAGTCTGTGTTTACGTAttatgtgtttttccttttttctcccctttttcaagtgagaaaaagaaaaaaaaaaaaaagcgcctAAATTCCCACCAACATAAACCAGTGACATACAATGATGAAACTCTGTTTTCACCTCTGCTTGTGACAGGGAATGCAAAAATAGCAAGTGGCCCAGTTCCACGAATCCccgcctccctgccctcccagctctCGCCGGGTTCGCATCTCTAAGAATGGAGGTTAGCGCCCAGCCACGCGCAAGCCGCACTCAGCCCCCGGACTGGGCAGATGAGGTCAGGCGGCGGGAGTGGCTGCTGCCGGGCCGGGGAGGCCGAGGCCCCAGTGGAGCGAGGAGGGAGGGCGGCCTCGCCAGGCCGACGGCGCGCCCGGTCGCGCGGTGTCGCCTGGAGACTGCCCTGGCGGCGCAGTGTTGCTGTAAACAGCTGCTTCCCTGTTACTATCTATAGCAGGATCGCCTGGCTCCCGGGTGCGGCGGCGGGAGGCAGGTTGGCTGTCCCGCTCCCCGCGCGTCCCGAAGGATCCGCCCGCAGCCCTAATCCCGCCTCGCCCCTCTCCAGGTGCCCACCGTGACCCCCGGGCCCGAAGAGTGGGGGAAGGGACACAGGGACCTGTGTCTCTACGGGGACTTGCGGCTTCGTGTCCCGGAGGTGGCCGGCGCGCTGGGACCGAGCCGGGGCAGTGTGACCTCGGCTGTCCTTTGCATCCGAGCAGGAGGCTGGAGGCGTCTGGGGGCGCAGCGCACTATAGAGCACCTTGACGCCCCAAAGCCCTGTTTTCCAGGCCACCGAGCGGTGCCTGAGGCCCCAGACGCCGAGGATTCCGGCCTGGGCGCTGCTGGGCACGGTCCTTCCAAGCGCTCCCGGTCCTCCCCCCTCCAAGTCCGTGCTGGAAAATCACTGGCTGCGGGCTCCCAATCACCAGCTTCCTGGGGCACCGAACCACCCCCACCTCTCCAGCACGGACTTGCGCTCCCCCAAGAGCTCACTCCATCCGGTACCCAGAACTGACGACCTTGTCCACATAACACCCCCAGGCCCCGGGCCCAAGCTCAGAACCAGGCAAACGAACCTTCCAGACATCCTTGCATGGAGGTTCTGCAGAATGTTTATTGGCTAGTTTCTCAGGGGTTTGACAGTAACACTAACATGTCATATATggccaagaaaaaacaaatgcgcctttttccttaaaaacaaaaaaatgaaaatgaaaatacccaGCATCGTAGGTAAAGTAGGTTATCGTATTCTCTTATTTTGGATCCCCCGACTTTCTGCTTCCAAACGCAGTAACAATTCTAGTAGTGCTGGAGTCCGGGGGCTCGAGGCGAGGGGCTGAGGGTCTGCTCCCACAGTTTGCCCTGAATTTGGGCTAGAATGGGGAATGGGGGTAGAGGCGCATTCCTTCGGGGGCCGAGGCTTAAGCTCTCGGGGCTGTGTACCTGTTTCGCCTATACCACAGCCTCAGAACTGTGCCCCGCTTTCCGTAGAGGGGTAAAAGGgcgcccccaccccatcctcccaccccggGAACAAGGGTCCGCATTGAACCAGGTGCGAATGTTCGCTCGCCTTCTCCTCCTttcccgcctcccctccccctggccgcggcccccgcctccccccgcgCTGCACCCTCGGTGTTGGCTGCAGCCCGCGAGCAGTTCCCGtcaatccctccctccccttcacaCAGGATGTCCATATTAGGACATCTGCGTCAGCAGGTTTCCACGGCCGTTCCCTGCGGTCGTGGGGGGAGCCATCCCCGAAGTCCCTCATCTCTGGGGCTCCAAGCGACCCCAAGACCCAGATTGCGAAAAGCTCGCACGATAAAGAAACACGACAAGACGGGAGGCAGGGGGCTGCGAGGGCGGCGGAGACGGCAAGGAGACCGCAGATGTGGCCAGGCCCGCGCGACACCCCCCGGGAGCCACAATGGTTGCGCCCCGTGACGTGTCGGGCTCATTCACAAAAGGGTTATAAAAGCGGTGGCTGCGGCGCTTACTACTTCCAACCGCATCGGCAGCGAGCAGCTAAGAATCAGAGACTGAGCCGGCGGCGGCCCAGCGAGCGAGCAGCAACAGCGCTCCTACCTAGCTCTGTCCCGCAGCTCCTACCTgcctcctcccctcagcccctcgCCCGGCTTTGACTACCCGCAATCATGATGTTCTCTGGCTTCAACGCGGACTACGAGGCGTCATCCTCCCGCTGCAGCAGCGCCTCCCCGGCCGGGGACAGTCTCTCCTACTACCACTCACCGGCCGACTCCTTCTCCAGTATGGGCTCTCCCGTCAATGCGCAGGTGAGGCTGGCTTCGCGCCGCCGCGGGGCCCGGGGCTCGGGCCTCGGGGCTCGGGGCTCGGGGTCACCGGGGAGGAGAAACCGGGGCGGGACGCTCAGGAAGACGAGTCGAGGAGCCCTTtcgccgggggggagggaggcttgCCCCGGCCGGAGCAGCCCTACCTCGGGAGCCCCGAACTTGTTCGGAGCGCACGCAAGCTTGTCATAATAAGAATTGGTTCTCCTTTCCCGCGGCAGGCTCTTTCTGAGCTGCCCCCGGCCCGCCCTCCCTGACTGCTCTCTGACATTAGCTGGGACAAAAGTGTCCCAAGCAAAGACTCGCCAACTAGAGCCCGGCACCTCCGGGGAGGAGGCAAAAAGCGGCAATCCCCCCTCCCCTCGCAGCCTGGAGcaaggaggaggggtggggtgaaGCAGGCGGGTGTGTAAGGCAGTTTCATTGATAAAAAGCGAGTTCATTCAGGAGACTCCGGAGCGGCGCCTGCGTCAGCGCAGACGTCAGAGATATTTATAACAAACCCCCTTTCAAGCGAGTGATGCTGAAGGGATAACGGGAACGCAGCAGCAGGATGGAGGAAAAAGGCACTGCGCTGCGGAATTCTTGGGAAGAAAGGGGGAAACCTTTCATCCAGGACGAGGGGCATGTAAAAAGACCTGAGCAGTCCATGGCGGAACggtttctcctctctctctccctgctgcaTGCGGCACTGGGAACTCTGCTCACCCCACCTGCGTCCAGAATCTGCTCACTCACGTCAGCTTTCTCCTTCTGTTTCATTCTAGGACTTCTGCACCGATCTGGCCGTCTCCAGTGCCAACTTCATCCCGACAGTGACTGCCATCTCGACCAGCCCGGACCTGCAGTGGCTAGTGCAGCCCACCCTGGTCTCCTCCgtggccccatcccagaccagaGCCCCCCACCCCTATGGAGTCCCCACCCCCTCGGCTGGGGCTTACTCCAGGGCTGGAGTCATGAAGACCATGACCGGAGGCAGAGCTCAGAGCATTGGCAGGAGGGGCAAGGTGGAACAGGTGAGTTCTCAGCACCTTctctggggtgggggtagggtggcTTAAGcactggtggaggtggggagcacAGCGGACAGGGTGAAGCCATTGATGGAAATGACTAGACATCCCGAATGGCGAGCCAAGCCCTTTCCATCCCAAGTTAGGCTCTGATAGTCCCATTCTAAGAAATACCCTAATGTGTAGTTTCTTCCCTAATAGGTTCCTATCTCATGTTTTCAGTCTGGGCTCTTCTTTGGCTCTTGCTGaggttcttatttttaaatgcaagtcACACCCAGCTTGCAACTGCAGGTTAGAAAtggcttcacagaagaggtgTTAGGAGCTGGGAAGCTGCAGGAGCCAGTGTCACTGGGGTGGGTGAATGGAACTGATGGCAGACACTGTTACTGAAtgctgctccccccccccccaacccagttgtccccagaagaagaggagaaaaggagaatcCGAAGGGAAAGGAATAAGATGGCTGCAGCCAAATGCCGGAACCGAAGGAGGGAGCTGACTGACACACTCCAAGCGGTAGGTAGAAGATCCCATgggtcatttctttttaaaacttaagggGAAAGTTGGAGATTGGACGTAAGGGAGCAGCGTCCTTGAGTAAGACCGTGTCTTATGTTTTGCTTTGTCCTCTCTATCCAGGAAACAGACCAACTAGAAGATGAGAAGTCTGCTTTGCAGACTGAGATTGCCAACCTgctaaaggagaaggaaaaactaGAGTTCATCCTGGCAGCTCACCGACCTGCCTGCAAGATCCCTGATGATATGGGCTTCCCAGAAGAAATGTCTGTGGCTTCCCTTGATCTGAGCGGGGGCCTGCCTGAAGCTGCCACCCCGGAATCCGAGGAGGCCTTCACCCTGCCCCTCCTTAATGACCCTGAGCCCAAGCCCTCAGTGGAGCCCGTCCAGAGCATCAGCGGCGTGGAGCTGAAGGCTGAGCCCTTTGATGACTTCCTGTTCCCAGCATCGTCCAGGCCCAGCGGCTCTGAGACCGCCCGCTCTGTGCCAGACATGGACCTGTCTGGTTCCTTCTATGCAGCAGACTGGGAGCCCCTGCACGGTGGCTCCCTGGGGATGGGGCCCATGGCCACAGAGCTGGAACCCCTGTGCACCCCGGTGGTCACCTGTACGCCCAGCTGCACTACTTACACATCTTCCTTCGTCTTCACCTACCCTGAGGCTGACTCCTTCCCCAGCTGTGCGGCTGCCCACCGCAAGGGCAGCAGCAGCAACGAGCCCTCCTCTGACTCGCTCAGCTCACCCACGCTGCTGGCCCTGTGagcaggcagagaggggaggCAGCAGGCACGCACGTGCCACTGCCCGAGTCGGTGCATTACAGAGAGGAGGAACACGTCTTCCCTCGAGGGTTCCCATAGACCTAGGGAGGACCTTATCTGTGCGTGAAACACACCAGGCTGTGGACCTCAAGGACTTGACAGCATCCATGTGTGGACCCAAGTCCTTACCTCTTCCGGAGATGTAGCAAAACGCATGGAGTGTGTATTGTTCCCAGTGACACATCTGAGAGCTGGTAGTTAGTAGCATGTTGAGCCAGGCCTGGGTCtgtgtctcttttctctttctctttaatctTCTCATAGCATTAACTAATCTATCGGGTTCGTTATTGGAATTAACCTGGTGCTGGATATTTTCAAATTGTATCTAGTGCAGCTGATTTTAACAATAACTACTGTGTTCCTGGCAATTGTGTGTTCTGATTAGCAATGACCAATATTAAACTAAGAAAAGATATGACTTTATTTTCTGGTAGATAGAAATAAATAGCTATATCCATGTACTGTAGTTTTTCTTCAACATCAATGTTCATTGTAACGTTACTGATCATGCATTGTTGAGGTGGTCTGAATGTTCTGACATTAACAGTTTTCCATGAAAacgttttattgtgtttttaatttatttattaagatgGATTctcagatatttatatttttattttatttttttctaccttgaGGTCTTTTGACATGTGGAAAGTGAATCTGAATGAAAAATTTAAGCATTGTTTGCTTATTGTTCAAAGACATTGTCAATAAAAGCATTTAAGTTGAATGCGACCAACCTCGTGCTCTTTTCATTCTGGAAGTTTTGTAAGATTCCAGAAGGTATCATCGGAGACCAGTTTGTCAAGAAGGGTAGCTCCTGGAGGGGACACACTGCTCTGTTTGATCCCTTATCAAAAAGAGAGAAACTCTGGAGCTGAGGTTGGAAAATTGTACAGACGCGTGTCTTCACCTTGCAGTGCTGAGTCTCCCCTTAGAGATTCTAGGAATGGGAAACTGCTTTGCAACAGCTTTTGTGAGAACATGTCTTCCttcttctgttttaaaagtcGAAGAAGGGCATATTTAAGTCTACTTGTGCTAATACTAAACTTAAATGTCTTGGTCTTCTAGGAATCCTTTTAGCAAACAATTAAGCTTTGCACGAACCACTTTAACTTTTTGCCACAAAATCATGTGACGGTTACTCCCTCCTTAAAGGAGAGCAAATTGAACGGTTAGAATGATGACTTTCTCAATATTCCACTATTGGGATTGGAATCTTAACTTCTTCATTCATTACCCTATCCAACAGGCTGAACTGCCTCTTAacacttggttaaaaaaaaaaaagttttcagacttccctggtggtctagtggttaagactctgcccttccaatgcaggggacgggggtttgagccctggtccggaaactaagatcccacacgcctcgtggtgtggccaaaaaaagaaaaaagaagaagttttCACctggttaggaaaaaaaataaacccacaacTTTTCAGTCCTTAACTCTTCAGTCCTTAACTCAAACAGACATACATTTAGTTGTAGTCTTTTTATTCTCAGAAAGAAAGGACGGGAGTTCTCATCCCTATCCATTCGTAATAAATGCATTGTAATTTCTGACGTTTCTTTAACATATGCCTGACATTCACTGGGGGAAGAAAAACCTGGCTCTGAGAATTCGAGAGATCTCAGACAGTACAAACAATGGTTGATCATTCGGTAAATAAAAAGTTACATGATAGCTCGAGAAGGAGAAGTCAACATGACTGAATAAGCTTTAACTTAGAAGCTTTATCATCTTAATGAAGAACATGACCTTTGTCTGGGACACCTCTGGTGATGGGGTGCTTTCATGCACAGGTACCAACCACAAAGAGAGGAGGCGGCGTCCTTCCTCCCCTGCTCTCTGCTATCATGTGGGCGCCAAGCTCAGAAGCCAGAGCCCAGATTTGCACCCATGCCAGGTGGAAGAGGAGCTTCAGGGCCAGCCTTCTAATGCTTTGGTGATAATAAAAATCACTGGGTGGTTATGCGATGTCATACTCAGCCAAGttgaaagttttaatttaaaatgacagTTCCATTGAGGGTGGTGTTCACACCTATGATCTCCCAGCTCCTCACATAATAACTGACATTTGAAAGCAACTTGCTTTAGGCTCTTAAGAGCACTGATCTCTCACACATCACTTGCATATTATTTTTGTCTGTCCGGCAATAATGAAAATGGCCTTAGACTCCCTGTTTGCTGTCCAGAGGGTAAATTTTCTGTAGCCTTTAGATAGGACCTAAACTCGATACAGAATTACTGTAACTAACACCTAGATCTCAAGTAACAAGAAGATATCTGAAGGAAACCAGCTGGATCCCCTACATGTACAGTAATAACAACCCATGGAAGCAGATTTCTCAGATGGGGAAGGGAAGCTAAACCTCTAGCCCTGGACACTGAACTCCTGGAGACCTGACTAATGGCTTCGGTCAGCCCCATGCTGATTAGAGAGAGAGGCTTGCTTTTCACTTGACAGCCCTGGCCTCTGCCTGCACGCAGACCCTTCTTCTAGTTCACCATAGCCCAGCTGAGACCAGGCTGCTCCATCAGCAAGCCTGCATTAAAGGTCCAGGAGAGGGCCTTGCACACAGAGAATCTCTTTAACAGGCTTCTCAGAGGGCCTATAGGGTCCGCCATTGGGTTGACGTCCCACCAAGCTCTCTGCCCACCATTCTCATGGgatcaagagaagaaaggaatttcCTCTCTTTCTAGCTAAAGGGGCTCCTTCCAAATCCTCTTTTCCTGACTCAGGATTCAACAACTCCCATGGGTGATGGACATTGGGAATGTCAACTTCCTTTTGGGAAAGACTCTATCCCTACCCACACGATATGGCCTTACACTGGTCTCAACAAAATGACTATCTCAGGGCACCATCGTTCGCTGATACAAAAGATACTCATATAATAGCAAGAGATGGAAATAAGGATGCGAGGGTGTCATTTCTTTATGGGGAGAATGTCTAATTTGTTCATTAGTGGATCCCCAGACCTggcttagtgcctggcacatagtacagggttaacaaatatttgctgggtggataaatgaataaattctgcACTATTTCCACAGGCAGAAATGTATTCCACACATACTCTCTAAATTCTCCTATTCTAGGCCCTGTTATGATATTAAGCAATGGGGATTTCAtatcttttatgtctggcttcaaACATATACCCCAGTTCCATCTTTGGCTCCTGGAATTCCTCTGCTGCCTCCCTGGATTACTTCTGCCAATTCAACTTCAAAGTGAATGCACCGCCTTTGTGCTTCCAGCTCCAAATTAATTTTAGATGGAAAAAGcgtagaagaaaagagaattatcTTTATATAATAGTGGATTGTAGACTCTGCATCACCTTTGCACATCCCTGCATCTTGTGTAATTCTCCAAATTAAAGGGTAGCATTTAACAATCTGTTCTAACAATTTGTATCAACAGCAACTTTCCATGCGTGAAGGAAAGTAAATCAATTATGCTATCTTTAATTAATGGACAAAGTAGAGACAGAGGCAAAGTAAAAGTTTTCAGATTACTCTAAGGAAATCAGCTgaagtttttatgtttttcaagtaaaaaaaaaattcgaaAACAAAAATTCAATCTTTCAGCTGTGTGTGA is a window encoding:
- the FOS gene encoding proto-oncogene c-Fos; amino-acid sequence: MMFSGFNADYEASSSRCSSASPAGDSLSYYHSPADSFSSMGSPVNAQDFCTDLAVSSANFIPTVTAISTSPDLQWLVQPTLVSSVAPSQTRAPHPYGVPTPSAGAYSRAGVMKTMTGGRAQSIGRRGKVEQLSPEEEEKRRIRRERNKMAAAKCRNRRRELTDTLQAETDQLEDEKSALQTEIANLLKEKEKLEFILAAHRPACKIPDDMGFPEEMSVASLDLSGGLPEAATPESEEAFTLPLLNDPEPKPSVEPVQSISGVELKAEPFDDFLFPASSRPSGSETARSVPDMDLSGSFYAADWEPLHGGSLGMGPMATELEPLCTPVVTCTPSCTTYTSSFVFTYPEADSFPSCAAAHRKGSSSNEPSSDSLSSPTLLAL